The following proteins come from a genomic window of Xiphophorus couchianus chromosome 19, X_couchianus-1.0, whole genome shotgun sequence:
- the acyp1 gene encoding acylphosphatase-1 — protein sequence MSGEGLISVDYEIFGKVQGVWFRKYTQAEGTKLGIVGWVQNTEAGTVKGQLQGPRSKVEKMQEWLKCTGSPKSRIDEAVFKNKKTTESLEYSSFSIIE from the exons ATGTCCGGTGAAGGCTTAATTTCGGTGGATTATGAAATTTTTGGCAAGGTGCAAGGAGTATGGTTTCGAAAATACACACAA GCTGAAGGGACAAAGCTTGGCATAGTTGGATGGGTCCAAAACACAGAAGCAGGAACTGTGAAGGGGCAGCTACAAGGTCCACGCAGCAAGGTGGAAAAAATGCAAGAGTGGTTGAAATGTACAGGGAGCCCCAAGTCCCGCATCGACGAGGCAGTGTTCAAGAACAAGAAAACTACTGAGAGCCTAGAGTACTCCTCTTTCAGTATAATCGAATGA